A region of Prochlorococcus marinus subsp. pastoris str. CCMP1986 DNA encodes the following proteins:
- a CDS encoding DegT/DnrJ/EryC1/StrS family aminotransferase, with protein MDLEPISYAKTVYGREEIDAVIKCLGESTQMGNYSRLFESKIAKLFDKKYCLYVNSGSSALYIGIEALNLPEGSEVITPALTFSTSVGCLVKNNLVPVFVDVDLTTYCIDCEQIEKNINKNTRAILAPNLLGNLCNWPLIRNIADKYNLVVIEDSADTLGAKIDGKSSGFYSDISITSFYGSHIINCAGNGGALAINDENVLSEAKLLRSWGRSSSLFDEKSESINNRFNVSLEGIEYDAKFVFEKVGYNVEGNEVGASFGLAQLKKLNQNIQTRKKNFNRQFDFFENHNQFFMNPLQNENVDTAWLAYPILIKEDAPFTRREFQIYLEERNIQTRVVFTGNILKQPMTKNIEKKISEYGYKNSDLIMKQGVLLPVHHGLTDRMFTRLHKTINEFLSKF; from the coding sequence TTGGATTTAGAGCCAATTTCTTACGCAAAAACTGTATATGGCAGAGAAGAAATAGATGCAGTTATTAAATGTCTTGGTGAGTCAACTCAAATGGGTAATTACTCAAGATTATTTGAAAGCAAAATAGCCAAACTTTTTGATAAAAAATATTGTTTATATGTGAATTCTGGGTCATCTGCTCTATACATAGGAATTGAAGCATTAAATTTACCTGAAGGCTCAGAGGTGATCACTCCTGCTTTAACTTTTTCAACTTCTGTCGGCTGCCTCGTTAAAAACAATTTAGTTCCTGTTTTTGTAGATGTTGATCTAACCACTTATTGTATAGATTGCGAGCAAATTGAAAAAAATATTAATAAAAACACGAGAGCTATACTAGCGCCAAATTTACTTGGAAATCTTTGTAATTGGCCACTAATAAGAAATATTGCGGATAAATATAACTTAGTTGTTATTGAGGATTCTGCAGATACGTTAGGAGCAAAAATAGATGGTAAAAGTAGTGGCTTTTATTCAGATATATCAATAACAAGTTTTTATGGATCACATATCATTAATTGTGCTGGCAATGGAGGAGCTTTAGCTATAAACGATGAAAACGTTTTATCTGAGGCTAAACTATTAAGGTCATGGGGAAGAAGTTCATCTTTATTTGATGAAAAAAGTGAATCGATAAACAATAGATTTAATGTTTCTTTAGAAGGCATTGAATATGATGCGAAATTCGTCTTTGAAAAAGTGGGATACAATGTCGAAGGAAATGAAGTTGGGGCTTCTTTTGGCTTAGCACAACTAAAAAAATTAAACCAAAATATTCAAACTAGAAAAAAGAACTTCAATAGACAATTTGATTTTTTTGAGAACCACAATCAATTCTTTATGAATCCGTTACAAAATGAAAACGTTGATACAGCATGGCTTGCTTATCCAATATTAATCAAAGAAGATGCACCTTTTACAAGAAGAGAATTTCAAATTTATTTAGAAGAACGTAATATCCAAACTAGAGTCGTGTTTACTGGCAATATTCTTAAACAACCCATGACTAAAAACATTGAAAAAAAAATTAGTGAATATGGATATAAAAATTCTGATTTAATCATGAAGCAAGGTGTTTTATTACCTGTCCACCATGGTTTAACTGATAGAATGTTTACTAGATTACATAAAACAATAAATGAATTTTTGTCAAAATTTTAA
- a CDS encoding glycosyltransferase 87 family protein codes for MILSRIKNNRYFYLLVFSAPVFIFQGALVCKLHRISNFNENFNFVILLQALFTAIFSSYLLRSTILKVIDKDLVPAKSLNKKNEYKAIKISFLYYIIAMILIYVASHKGILDYRPYLDQWALINQGLNPWIGTDNVYLPIHNIVAPLAAINNSLPKLFWGCFFLIPMYFSSIFPLNFKREIDEIAKLKIFLIFAFSPFCLLVTAYFGHNDTLVAGLIVLSLSLSISNLKNINSVLSGISLALATMVKIYPIFVAPLFVLRKRKIDITFFTSYLLSIISILSISIFHWGDSTLKSVFWATEMHSKHLSFFNFSRKILGLNLDQYSIYAMALVLLTVLFLMYKHKIDLLPAVILTSSSGFTFYKLGHPQFFLFFFAAAPMTIRYIYDRKLHKNRRLFISYLMWICYLNFYETFYQLYCLMTKGYSFYIRGFGAIPYILFSTLMLIEIIKLLKKDQKALSSESLSS; via the coding sequence ATGATTCTTTCTAGAATAAAGAATAATAGATATTTCTATCTTTTAGTATTTTCAGCACCAGTATTTATTTTCCAGGGAGCCTTAGTTTGCAAACTTCATAGAATATCCAATTTTAATGAAAATTTTAATTTTGTTATTCTTTTACAAGCTTTATTTACTGCAATTTTTTCTTCATATCTTCTAAGGTCTACAATTCTAAAAGTCATAGATAAAGATTTAGTTCCCGCAAAATCTTTAAATAAAAAAAATGAGTATAAGGCAATAAAAATATCTTTTCTATACTACATAATTGCAATGATACTTATTTACGTAGCTAGTCATAAAGGAATACTAGATTATAGACCTTATTTAGATCAGTGGGCTTTAATTAATCAAGGCTTAAATCCTTGGATTGGAACAGATAATGTTTACTTACCAATTCACAATATTGTTGCACCATTAGCAGCTATTAATAATTCTTTGCCAAAACTTTTTTGGGGTTGTTTTTTCTTAATCCCTATGTATTTTTCTTCAATTTTTCCATTAAATTTTAAAAGGGAAATTGATGAAATTGCAAAATTAAAAATTTTCCTAATTTTCGCTTTTTCTCCTTTTTGTTTATTAGTAACTGCATATTTCGGCCATAATGACACTCTTGTAGCAGGTTTAATTGTTTTATCTTTATCTCTATCGATTTCAAATCTCAAAAATATCAATAGCGTTTTATCTGGAATCTCACTTGCATTGGCAACGATGGTGAAAATATATCCAATATTTGTTGCACCTTTATTTGTTTTAAGAAAAAGAAAAATAGATATAACTTTTTTTACTTCTTATCTCTTATCAATAATTAGCATACTAAGCATTTCTATATTCCATTGGGGGGATTCAACCTTGAAATCAGTTTTTTGGGCCACTGAAATGCATTCTAAACATCTATCTTTCTTTAATTTTTCTCGAAAAATTTTAGGTCTTAACTTAGATCAATACAGCATATATGCTATGGCCTTAGTGCTATTGACTGTACTTTTTTTAATGTACAAACATAAGATAGATCTTTTGCCAGCTGTAATTCTAACTTCATCTTCAGGCTTCACTTTTTATAAATTAGGACATCCACAGTTTTTTCTTTTTTTCTTTGCTGCAGCACCCATGACTATCAGATACATTTATGATAGAAAATTACATAAAAATAGAAGATTATTCATTTCATATTTAATGTGGATTTGTTATTTAAATTTTTACGAGACTTTTTATCAACTTTATTGCTTAATGACAAAAGGCTACTCTTTTTACATAAGAGGATTTGGAGCAATACCTTATATTTTATTTTCAACATTAATGTTGATTGAGATTATAAAATTATTAAAAAAAGATCAAAAAGCTTTATCTTCAGAAAGTCTTTCATCTTAA